ctATATTCATGTTGCTGGATCATAGTTGCAGATCAAGTGGTGATTTGATTTGGATTCAGGTAGAGGTGTTGATTTCTCGCAAATCATTTTGCAGGAGAGGGTTGTCCAACTTCTTCTCAGGGAAGTCCAAGTCATTTGCGAGCTTATCAGATGCGGCCAACGCCAGCGCAAAGGACATGCTCAAGGCGGAGAACCCCTTCAACAAACGCAGGCGACTCCTCATGATGAGCAAGATGCGAAGGGCTTCTTACACTGCACTCACCTGCCCACCATTTCCACCACTCCTTTCCCCATATCTCACGGTGGAGGAAGCAGACAAAGAGGAGGAAACAGAAGAAGATGAGGGGACGAATAGCGGAACCTCATCTTCCTCCTTTTCCCACCATGGCAGCAGCAATAACAACATCAAGATGAAGGTGTTTAGATCTCCTAGGTCCTACTCCCTCTCTGATCTCCAACATGTTTAGAATTCTTAACCAGT
Above is a genomic segment from Musa acuminata AAA Group cultivar baxijiao chromosome BXJ3-4, Cavendish_Baxijiao_AAA, whole genome shotgun sequence containing:
- the LOC135635190 gene encoding protein OXIDATIVE STRESS 3 LIKE 4-like, coding for MMSSLVLPNVGLKDHVVLPAKKKEEEEVEVVRKRNGFFLGSKEAEESSESSSIGAASSSSVHEDDEEEVESKRKEGAFGSLDSLEESLPIKRGLSNFFSGKSKSFASLSDAANASAKDMLKAENPFNKRRRLLMMSKMRRASYTALTCPPFPPLLSPYLTVEEADKEEETEEDEGTNSGTSSSSFSHHGSSNNNIKMKVFRSPRSYSLSDLQHV